The DNA region ATAAAACAAAAAAAAGAAAAGATGATCGTGGTCAATTAACTAATATTAGATTTATTGAAGAAGCAAAACATGAAAAAGGTACTTTTGGTTGATTTCAAATGGATTGTATTATTGGAAAAGAACATCAATCAGCTTGTTTAACTTTTACGGAAGAAAAGAGTTTATATACTATTTGTTTTAAATTAAATCAGCATAATTCAGAAGAGGTTAATAATGCTCTTAAATGTATTTTTAAAAATAAACTTTATAAAGTAAGTATAAAAGGAATTATTACAGATCAAGGTAAATAATTTAGTAAGTGAAAAGAGATAGAGAAAATTACTAATACAAATGTTTATTTTTGTGATGCTGGAACTCCAACTCAAAAAGCAAAAGTTGAAAGAATAAATAGAGATATTAGAGAATATTTACCTAAAGGAACTGATTTTAATAATGTTAGTCAAAAAGAAATTAATAAAGTTATGAAAATTATTAATGAAAAGCCTCGACCAAGTTTAGGTTGATTATCCTCCAGAGAGGTATTTTTACAAAATATTAATATTTAACTTTTTTAAATATAAATTATATATTTGTAACAAATTTTTCTTTTTGTCGTGCTTAAATATTAATTTATATTTAAAAAAGTTATTTTTTTTTGAAAAAATATTGCATTTTAAAATAAAAAGTATATTATCAAATTAATAAGGGTTGATTGACCTACTTGTATCTTTACAATACAGTTTTTTATATAGGAGATGTAATATGCCAACTTGATTAACGACAATATTTAGTGTTGTTATTATATTAGGATTTTTTTGCTTGAATTGGTTTATCAATTTATCAAAAAATTAAACAAATTCGAGGAAAAAAAAGAAAAAAATAAATTAAAATAAAGGACGATAAAAAATAATGTTAGGTATGTATTTAACAACGACGGTTAATTTTTTAACAGTACCTACACCTAAAACTATGACTGAGGGTATGACTGGGATTTGAACTGGTTTATTCTAATTGGATTGGTTTATCAGAAACCATCACTTGAGTAGAATCATTTGGATTAACAATTTGTCCCGAAAAAAAAATAATCTAGCACTTAGTTACTTATCTTAATAATTTTCTTATAATTTTATATTAATAGGTGTTTCAAAAGTTCATATTTCTTGATTGCCAGTATTAAAATTTTTAAATTTAAAAACAGTTATTACTTTATGTGTACTATAATATAATAACTTAAGTAATAAGTCAATTTTTTTTATAAACTTGACTTACATTTTAGACTGTGCACTTAACCACATAAGTTCAGTTTTATAAAGTTTATCTTTTCTTCTCATAAACTTTCTACATTTATAGGAAACATTTGATATTTTACAAAAATTTTTTCATTATTAAAAAATAATTATTTTTTATAATTATACTTAAGAATAATTTGGCGAGTATTTTCCGAACCAATTGACTTTGAAATTACTTCTGGAAATTTTAGAACATTACTATGAACTAATTTTCGTTGTTCTTTATTCATAACAGGCAATAATTGATCTTTTTTTGATGATAAAACTCTCTTAACAACACTTTGTACAGCTTCTAATAAGATTAATTTATCATAATTAAAAATAATAATAAATTTAAAATCATTTTGAAATTTACGACTAATATATGTATGCAATAATGTTTCTAAAATAAAAACAAAATTAAAAATATTAATATTTATTTTAAAACCTCTAATATTTAATGTAATTAAAAATTGCTTATTAGAATATGAAAAAGACATCTCATATTCTTTCGTTAATAAGATATCTTTGATAATACTATCTAAATGTTCTTTACAAAAAAAAATAATATCATTAATTTCAAAAAAGGTTACTTCTAGTCGCTGAAAAAATAATTTTGTTGATAATTCAGTTTTATAAAAGAAGTTTTTATTTGAATTATTTAAAAATTCTCTAATTTTTTTTTGCGACTTAAATTTTTTTATGAAAATCATTAATCTTTATTTTTTTTCTTACTATGTAAAGAAAATTTATATTTTTTAGGTTTTGATTTAACCGGATTATAAGAAATTTTATCGGCATTATTTGTTTTAACTTGTTTTGTTTTTGTAATTTCAACATTTTCAATATTATTAGTTGTTTTTAAATGTTGTTTTCTAACAAATAAATGTTTAATTCTTTGTCCAAACGATTCTTTGTTTTTATTTTTTTTACTTCGTTTCTTAACTCGTAAGAAATGAAATCCTAATGTTTGTAAAATTTGAATAAAGGCTGAGAAAATTCAATAAATAGCAACCCCAGATGCAATTGAAATTGTAACTACAAAGAATACAACAATCATTACTCCTTGCATAATAAATTGCCGTTTACGTGCTTTTTTCTGTTCCTTTGTAATAACTCTTGTTTTACGAAGATTTAAAATAGTTGGTAAAATCATCGAAAGAATTTGAATAGGCAAATATACAAATAATAAAGTTAAATAAACATAATTTCCACTAGTAATCATATCTCATGGCTTTTCAATTAAAGAAATTTGCCCAATTGTCGCCATTTTTAATTCTCGTGTTGCTCTAACAACAGTATACATCGCAATTAAAAACGGAATTGTTAAAAAAGACGAACCAATTGTGGATAATGGAGAAACTCCTTCTTTGCGATACAACTGCATCATTTCCATTTGTTGCTTTTGTTTTGCTGCTGGATCTTTTGAAACCTTATATTTGGCCTGAATTTCTGCTTGTTTAATTTGCATTAATTGCATTTTGTCTTGATTTCGTTGTGTTTTTCAACTAAACATTAAAGTAATTAAACGCACAATTAATGAAGTTAAAAATAATGCGCCAATAATTCCTGCACCATTATCTAATCCACCAAAACCATAAATTAAATTAACTAAAATTCAAGCAACAGGAAACACAAAACAACCATAAAATGGTGAAGATGTTTTAACAAAAGC from Spiroplasma kunkelii CR2-3x includes:
- a CDS encoding R3H domain-containing nucleic acid-binding protein produces the protein MIFIKKFKSQKKIREFLNNSNKNFFYKTELSTKLFFQRLEVTFFEINDIIFFCKEHLDSIIKDILLTKEYEMSFSYSNKQFLITLNIRGFKININIFNFVFILETLLHTYISRKFQNDFKFIIIFNYDKLILLEAVQSVVKRVLSSKKDQLLPVMNKEQRKLVHSNVLKFPEVISKSIGSENTRQIILKYNYKK
- the yidC gene encoding membrane protein insertase YidC — its product is MNYRDYIFSDGKRTRKPWYSIAWKSTKLVLYLFLIISMLWGCGQMMVPKYGTAQILDVSGQKVYKPGVFFEIILGYTNVGKEHFFHFENGQLYEYSYLAIRTCSDAFVKTSSPFYGCFVFPVAWILVNLIYGFGGLDNGAGIIGALFLTSLIVRLITLMFSWKTQRNQDKMQLMQIKQAEIQAKYKVSKDPAAKQKQQMEMMQLYRKEGVSPLSTIGSSFLTIPFLIAMYTVVRATRELKMATIGQISLIEKPWDMITSGNYVYLTLLFVYLPIQILSMILPTILNLRKTRVITKEQKKARKRQFIMQGVMIVVFFVVTISIASGVAIYWIFSAFIQILQTLGFHFLRVKKRSKKNKNKESFGQRIKHLFVRKQHLKTTNNIENVEITKTKQVKTNNADKISYNPVKSKPKKYKFSLHSKKKNKD